A single genomic interval of Fibrobacter sp. UWB13 harbors:
- a CDS encoding pyridoxal phosphate-dependent aminotransferase, giving the protein MQPLSKRTETFTDSVIRRMTRIANACGAINLSQGFPDFDPPEALTKRLSEVALTGPHQYAITFGAQNFREALSDKQFHFSGLRYDPQKEIVITCGSTEAMMASMMSVCNPGDKVVLFSPFYENYSADTILCGATPVYVPLSPVDLSFDANVLESAMAQPGVKALVLCNPANPSGKVFTHEELSIIASLAVKYDLYVITDEVYEHIVFAPHRHTYIATLPGMFERTIECSSLSKTYSITGWRLGYVLAAEPVMERIKKVHDFLTVGAAAPLMEAAVTALRFDDSYYTGLQAHYTHMKDVFTNGLRNLGLRFTEPQGAYFVLIDISEFGYGRRESCSASKCAAGTLPDEQFCIDMAQKVGVAAVPGSSFFREPVDHLVRLHFAKKDETLYEALNRLENLKKLKR; this is encoded by the coding sequence ATGCAACCGTTAAGTAAACGCACTGAAACTTTTACCGATTCCGTTATCCGCCGAATGACCCGCATTGCAAATGCTTGCGGGGCTATTAACTTGTCGCAGGGGTTCCCTGATTTTGACCCGCCTGAGGCGCTCACGAAGCGTCTTTCGGAAGTGGCTTTGACGGGGCCGCACCAGTATGCGATTACTTTTGGCGCACAGAATTTCCGCGAGGCGCTGAGCGATAAGCAGTTCCATTTTAGCGGGTTGCGTTACGATCCGCAAAAAGAAATTGTGATTACTTGCGGCAGTACTGAAGCGATGATGGCTTCGATGATGTCGGTCTGCAATCCGGGCGATAAGGTGGTGCTGTTCTCGCCGTTTTACGAGAACTATTCTGCGGATACGATTCTTTGCGGGGCGACTCCGGTTTATGTGCCGCTTTCGCCGGTGGACTTGAGCTTTGATGCGAATGTCTTGGAAAGTGCGATGGCGCAACCTGGCGTGAAGGCGCTGGTGCTTTGCAATCCGGCAAATCCGAGTGGTAAAGTCTTTACGCACGAAGAACTTTCGATTATTGCATCGCTTGCTGTCAAGTACGATTTATATGTGATTACAGACGAGGTTTACGAGCATATTGTTTTTGCTCCGCATCGCCACACGTACATAGCGACGCTCCCGGGAATGTTCGAACGCACGATTGAATGTAGCAGCTTGAGCAAGACTTACTCGATTACGGGCTGGCGTTTGGGCTATGTGCTTGCAGCGGAACCGGTTATGGAACGCATCAAGAAGGTGCATGACTTCTTGACGGTGGGTGCTGCGGCTCCGTTGATGGAAGCGGCTGTGACGGCGCTCCGTTTTGACGACTCGTACTATACGGGTTTGCAGGCGCATTACACGCACATGAAGGATGTATTTACAAACGGACTCCGCAATCTCGGTTTGCGTTTTACCGAACCGCAAGGGGCTTACTTTGTGCTGATTGATATTTCGGAATTCGGATACGGTCGCCGCGAATCTTGTAGCGCTTCGAAATGCGCGGCCGGCACATTGCCCGATGAACAATTCTGCATTGATATGGCGCAGAAGGTGGGCGTTGCAGCTGTTCCTGGCTCAAGCTTCTTCCGCGAACCGGTGGACCATCTTGTTCGTTTGCACTTCGCGAAGAAAGATGAAACGCTCTACGAAGCGCTCAACCGCTTGGAAAATTTGAAAAAGTTGAAACGATAG
- a CDS encoding alpha/beta fold hydrolase: MNIFKKNTKLSTIILASLLSLSACSDDDSNSVAPSSSEEHEHHATESGDHKSASSGLTLGDENIKDGIIFLQDTTINGVLTVNTSTPGATVLKNVKVTGNLLIKRAGRVDFSGSADVVHVGSSNTDVYAFDDVALVNGHHFMGKNNTFTTKRFSDYQEVDWTEKAAHLSTGIHLAYTVTGDEKGTPVILIHGLTDGRVSWSQVAPQLAKKGYRVYVPELRGNGKTDKPIEESAYALKELTNDIAAFIDKLELKKPHIVGHSLGAFVAQELSILHADKIASITLIGSGAAVDETNATIDWLVNGTGDKNFDGIFAYDSTQKLPESFIEKWGENTNSDEEFQAANLEHLKQVPYYTWKFLVRNLLKIDNSNRLSSIKSDVQIIWGTKDAIFDKKSQEALQDGLSKAKKVVFREVKDADHNTHWGSKAAVETVTDYIDNFIKGDK; this comes from the coding sequence ATGAATATCTTTAAAAAAAATACGAAACTTTCGACTATTATTTTAGCATCACTCCTTTCACTTTCTGCATGTTCTGATGACGATTCAAATTCTGTCGCTCCTTCAAGCTCTGAAGAACATGAACATCATGCTACGGAATCTGGTGACCACAAATCTGCATCAAGCGGCTTGACGCTTGGCGATGAAAATATTAAAGATGGCATCATTTTCTTGCAGGATACGACAATTAATGGCGTGTTGACGGTGAATACTTCAACGCCGGGCGCAACTGTTTTGAAAAATGTCAAGGTCACGGGAAATCTGTTGATCAAACGCGCTGGCCGTGTTGATTTTTCGGGTAGTGCCGATGTGGTTCACGTGGGTAGCAGCAATACAGATGTCTATGCCTTTGATGATGTTGCTCTGGTAAATGGTCATCATTTTATGGGCAAGAACAATACCTTTACGACCAAGAGATTCTCGGATTATCAGGAAGTGGATTGGACCGAAAAGGCTGCGCATTTGTCTACAGGAATCCACTTGGCTTATACGGTCACGGGTGACGAAAAGGGCACTCCTGTCATTTTGATCCACGGCCTTACGGATGGTCGCGTTTCTTGGTCGCAGGTGGCTCCACAGCTTGCCAAGAAGGGCTATCGCGTTTATGTTCCGGAACTCCGCGGTAACGGAAAGACGGATAAACCTATTGAAGAATCGGCTTATGCGCTCAAGGAATTGACGAATGATATCGCAGCCTTTATTGATAAACTTGAACTGAAGAAGCCGCATATTGTTGGTCATTCTCTAGGCGCGTTTGTGGCGCAGGAACTCTCTATTTTGCATGCCGATAAAATTGCATCCATTACATTGATTGGCTCGGGCGCTGCGGTCGATGAAACGAATGCCACGATAGATTGGCTTGTGAATGGCACAGGTGATAAAAATTTTGATGGAATTTTTGCTTACGATTCCACGCAGAAACTTCCTGAATCCTTCATTGAAAAGTGGGGCGAAAATACGAATTCCGATGAAGAATTCCAAGCGGCGAACTTGGAACATTTAAAACAAGTTCCTTACTATACATGGAAATTCCTCGTCAGGAATTTGTTGAAGATTGATAATTCGAATCGTCTTTCTTCGATTAAATCGGATGTCCAGATTATCTGGGGTACAAAGGACGCTATATTCGATAAAAAGTCGCAGGAAGCGTTGCAGGATGGCCTTTCTAAGGCAAAGAAAGTCGTGTTCCGTGAAGTCAAAGATGCGGACCATAATACACATTGGGGCTCCAAAGCCGCTGTAGAAACGGTAACGGACTACATCGATAACTTTATCAAGGGCGACAAGTAA